A section of the Pseudanabaena mucicola str. Chao 1806 genome encodes:
- a CDS encoding Uma2 family endonuclease — protein MIANPQVDFVYLTPDEYLEMEEQSDIKHEYIDGYVYAMAGANDPHVTISLNMAFLIRNHLRSSKCRVYMSDMKAKIESLRQFYYPDVMVTCDPRDTQTPNYKSFPKLIIEVLSKSTEAFDRGDKFADYQQIETLEEYVLVNTSRYRLDCFRRNAEGLWVLKSYAGEEDNFQLTSINFEGKFTDLYEDVAF, from the coding sequence ATGATTGCTAATCCTCAAGTTGATTTTGTCTACCTAACCCCAGACGAATATCTGGAGATGGAAGAACAAAGCGACATCAAGCATGAATATATCGATGGATATGTGTATGCGATGGCTGGAGCAAACGATCCCCATGTGACGATATCTTTAAACATGGCTTTTTTGATTCGTAACCACTTACGAAGCTCAAAATGTCGCGTTTATATGTCCGACATGAAAGCAAAAATTGAATCCCTGCGGCAATTTTACTATCCTGATGTGATGGTGACTTGCGACCCCAGAGATACGCAAACCCCCAATTATAAAAGCTTTCCCAAACTGATTATCGAAGTTCTATCTAAATCGACAGAAGCCTTTGATCGTGGTGATAAATTTGCAGATTATCAACAAATAGAAACCCTCGAAGAATATGTTTTGGTCAATACAAGCCGCTATCGTCTTGACTGCTTTCGACGTAATGCCGAAGGGCTTTGGGTTTTAAAGTCCTATGCGGGAGAAGAGGACAACTTCCAATTAACGAGTATTAACTTTGAAGGTAAATTTACAGATCTGTATGAAGATGTCGCCTTTTAG
- the cobN gene encoding cobaltochelatase subunit CobN: MHRIATISGGWNQSTDSVIFVDQQPAPIVIITAADTDIQTLAAATANLPEDFPQIRVVNVLQLQQQIAIDTYAEEVLQQAKVIIVRLIGGQSYWSYGLEVVKETVANTGSVLIVLPGDERPDPSLTSHSTTSLTLVNQTWQYFIEAGIENYQNLLKFVAKEFLDIASAYELPQPVPRIGIFDPPQPPLRKGGEFSSSPFLRGIEGDLGLVAILFYRAHYLSGNTGAIAALCKALTERNLTPLPIYVSSLKEPDVQAELIRYCLPESGQKVDLILNTTSFSLASLKTDTPQVDLWEALNVPVFQVIFSGGLKKTWANGTQGLNPRDMAMNVVLPEVDGRIITRAVSFKAMQGQNLALQTEVLTYEPVRSRINFVADLAVKWIQLKHTDVGDRKIALILANYPNRDGRLANGVGLDTPASCLEILKALRISGYSVGEIPETSDELMKLLTTGVTNDRESFGMRQVYQSLSLGDYQNYFQNLPEPVQNGIQSRWNHPKCEKEFAIAGCQFGNIFVGIQPSRGYDLDPTLNYHAPDLEPTHDYMAFYHWVRDKFNAHAIAHIGKHGNLEWLPGKSVALSENCYPEAAFGAIPHFYPFIVNDPGEGSQAKRRSQAVILDHLTPPMTRAELYGGLQQLEGLIDEYYEAETLDPSRLGMIRDRLIETIKQENLYHDLGVSLDRLEDSLNTILTTADGYLCEIKEAQIRDGLHIFGQCPEGRQLRDLVVAIARNPTANRLGLTRAIAQDWGLDFDPLTANLGESLPASSHPRLANCRIIGDAVEVIEEYAANLVDTLTPSPSPKRGEEDKKINIAPLLPSWEKGLGDECLAIQTELTWIRDRLLPSLHKTKQEITNLLRGLNGEYVPSGASGAPTRGRPEVLPTGRNFYSVDIRAVPTETAWDIGRKAADVLIETYTQEHGEYPQTLGLSIWGTSTMRTGGDDLAEALALLGVQPVWDGVSRRVIDFEILPLSILGRPRVDVTLRISGFFRDAFPNLIDLFDSAVNAVANLDEPADQNPLAAKVQTESAQWQREGLTLEQAQERSRYRVFGSKPSAYGAGLQGLIESQNWENEQDLARAYINWSAYAYTSKSEGKSAPEAFNQRLSNMQIVLQNQDNREHDILDSDDYYQFQGGMTAAIKSMSGNAPEVYFGDNSRMAQPKVRKLSEEIARVYRSRVVNPKWISGAMRHGYKGAFEMSATLDYLFAYDATTNCVSDFMYEGVAEAYIFNPEVQNFIKSSNPWALRDMSERLLEANQRGMWQDVTADMLDRLKAIANDAEGAIESQT; the protein is encoded by the coding sequence ATGCATCGTATTGCCACTATTTCAGGGGGCTGGAACCAGTCCACCGACAGCGTAATTTTTGTTGATCAGCAACCTGCACCAATTGTGATCATTACTGCTGCGGATACGGATATCCAAACCCTTGCGGCGGCTACTGCGAACTTGCCTGAAGATTTTCCGCAAATTCGGGTGGTGAATGTCTTGCAATTGCAGCAACAAATTGCGATCGATACCTACGCCGAAGAGGTTTTACAGCAAGCCAAAGTAATTATTGTGCGATTAATTGGGGGACAGTCTTACTGGAGCTATGGCTTAGAGGTGGTTAAGGAAACTGTGGCAAATACGGGCTCAGTCTTGATCGTATTACCGGGGGATGAGCGCCCCGATCCGAGTTTAACGAGCCATTCCACAACTTCGCTAACTTTGGTAAATCAGACTTGGCAATATTTTATTGAAGCAGGGATTGAGAACTATCAGAATTTATTGAAGTTTGTTGCGAAGGAATTTTTAGATATTGCTTCAGCATATGAACTTCCACAGCCAGTGCCTCGGATTGGGATATTTGATCCCCCCCAGCCCCCCTTGAGAAAGGGGGGAGAATTTTCTTCTTCCCCCTTTTTAAGGGGGATTGAGGGGGATCTCGGATTAGTGGCGATTCTTTTTTATCGCGCTCATTATTTATCAGGAAATACTGGGGCGATCGCAGCCTTATGTAAAGCCTTAACTGAGCGCAATCTTACACCTTTACCTATTTATGTTTCATCCTTAAAGGAACCCGATGTACAAGCGGAATTAATTCGTTATTGCTTGCCTGAATCAGGGCAAAAGGTAGATTTAATCTTGAATACGACTAGCTTCTCTTTGGCAAGTTTAAAAACGGATACGCCACAAGTTGATCTTTGGGAAGCTTTGAATGTGCCTGTATTTCAGGTAATTTTTAGTGGTGGGCTGAAGAAAACTTGGGCAAATGGCACACAGGGATTAAATCCTCGCGATATGGCGATGAATGTAGTGTTACCTGAAGTCGATGGCAGAATTATTACAAGGGCAGTCTCTTTTAAAGCGATGCAGGGGCAAAATCTCGCTTTGCAAACGGAAGTATTAACCTATGAACCTGTGCGATCGCGCATCAATTTTGTGGCAGATCTGGCGGTGAAATGGATACAGCTAAAGCATACGGATGTAGGTGATCGCAAAATTGCCCTAATCCTTGCCAACTATCCTAATCGTGATGGCAGATTAGCGAATGGAGTCGGTTTAGATACGCCAGCCAGTTGTTTAGAGATTCTTAAGGCTTTGCGAATTTCAGGCTATAGCGTTGGTGAGATTCCTGAAACTAGCGATGAATTAATGAAGTTATTAACTACAGGTGTAACCAACGATCGCGAATCCTTTGGAATGCGTCAGGTCTATCAATCACTATCTTTAGGAGATTATCAAAACTATTTCCAGAATTTGCCTGAGCCTGTCCAAAATGGAATCCAGTCAAGATGGAATCACCCGAAGTGCGAGAAAGAATTTGCGATCGCTGGTTGTCAGTTTGGTAATATTTTTGTCGGGATTCAGCCATCACGGGGCTACGATCTCGATCCTACGCTCAATTATCATGCGCCCGATCTAGAGCCAACCCATGACTATATGGCTTTCTATCATTGGGTTCGCGACAAGTTTAATGCCCATGCGATCGCCCATATCGGCAAACATGGCAATCTAGAATGGCTCCCGGGAAAAAGCGTAGCTCTATCGGAAAATTGCTATCCTGAAGCCGCGTTTGGTGCAATACCGCATTTTTATCCCTTTATTGTCAATGACCCCGGGGAAGGTTCTCAGGCAAAAAGGCGATCGCAAGCAGTGATTCTCGATCATCTTACGCCGCCAATGACTCGCGCTGAGTTGTATGGTGGTTTGCAACAATTAGAAGGCTTGATTGATGAATATTACGAAGCAGAAACCCTCGATCCGTCACGTTTGGGCATGATTCGCGATCGGCTCATCGAAACCATCAAACAGGAAAATCTCTACCATGATCTAGGAGTTTCCCTAGATCGTTTAGAGGATTCGCTGAATACAATTCTTACGACAGCCGATGGTTATCTTTGCGAGATTAAGGAGGCACAAATCCGTGACGGTTTGCATATTTTTGGTCAATGCCCAGAAGGTCGGCAGTTAAGAGATTTGGTCGTAGCGATCGCTCGTAATCCGACGGCTAATCGTTTGGGCTTAACGCGAGCGATCGCGCAGGATTGGGGTTTAGATTTCGATCCATTGACTGCGAATTTAGGCGAGTCACTGCCAGCTAGTTCGCATCCGCGTTTAGCAAATTGTCGGATTATTGGCGATGCGGTGGAAGTTATAGAGGAATATGCAGCGAATTTGGTGGATACCCTCACCCCTAGCCCCTCTCCCAAGAGAGGAGAGGAGGACAAGAAAATCAATATTGCTCCCCTTCTCCCCTCATGGGAGAAGGGGCTGGGAGATGAGTGTCTTGCGATTCAGACAGAATTAACATGGATTCGCGATCGCCTTTTGCCATCTCTCCACAAAACCAAACAAGAAATTACCAATCTCCTACGCGGACTTAATGGTGAATATGTTCCTAGCGGCGCATCAGGTGCGCCGACAAGGGGCAGACCCGAAGTATTACCCACAGGACGAAATTTCTATTCTGTTGATATTCGCGCCGTACCGACGGAAACGGCTTGGGATATTGGGCGCAAAGCTGCGGATGTATTGATCGAAACCTATACTCAAGAACATGGTGAATATCCGCAAACTCTAGGGCTATCAATTTGGGGAACTTCGACAATGCGAACGGGTGGCGATGACCTTGCCGAAGCACTGGCTTTATTGGGAGTGCAACCTGTTTGGGATGGCGTATCGCGGCGCGTGATTGATTTTGAGATTTTGCCTTTATCGATCCTCGGTCGTCCCCGTGTGGATGTCACCTTGAGGATTTCAGGCTTCTTTCGCGATGCGTTCCCCAATCTCATCGATCTATTTGATAGTGCGGTGAATGCTGTGGCAAATCTTGATGAACCTGCTGATCAGAATCCCTTAGCGGCAAAAGTTCAAACCGAATCCGCACAGTGGCAAAGAGAAGGATTAACATTAGAACAAGCCCAAGAGCGATCGCGTTATCGTGTATTTGGCTCCAAACCAAGTGCCTATGGTGCAGGTTTGCAGGGTTTAATCGAGTCGCAAAACTGGGAAAATGAGCAGGATTTAGCGCGTGCCTATATCAATTGGAGTGCCTACGCCTACACCAGCAAATCCGAAGGCAAATCTGCTCCTGAAGCTTTTAATCAACGGCTCAGTAATATGCAAATCGTGCTACAAAATCAGGATAATCGGGAGCATGACATTCTCGATTCCGATGATTATTATCAATTTCAAGGTGGGATGACTGCCGCGATCAAATCCATGTCTGGTAATGCTCCAGAGGTTTACTTTGGTGATAATTCACGGATGGCTCAGCCCAAGGTTCGCAAGTTGAGCGAAGAGATTGCACGAGTGTATCGATCGCGCGTGGTTAATCCCAAATGGATATCAGGGGCAATGCGTCACGGTTACAAAGGCGCTTTCGAGATGTCGGCAACCCTTGATTATTTATTTGCCTATGATGCTACGACTAACTGTGTTTCCGACTTCATGTATGAGGGTGTTGCGGAGGCATACATTTTTAATCCTGAAGTTCAGAATTTCATTAAATCTAGCAATCCTTGGGCATTACGAGATATGTCAGAACGTCTGCTAGAAGCGAATCAGCGTGGGATGTGGCAAGATGTGACTGCGGATATGTTGGATCGCTTAAAGGCGATCGCCAATGATGCTGAAGGTGCGATCGAATCACAAACCTAG
- a CDS encoding HEPN domain-containing protein, producing the protein MSEHEKLLSLSLEELEIASLLLEREHYRTCLSRSYYSIYYAAKALLLSKNLDASTHKGTIRLFSQYFVKTGQFPSELAKILSDAYDLR; encoded by the coding sequence ATGAGCGAACACGAAAAACTACTTTCTTTATCACTGGAAGAACTAGAAATAGCATCACTTTTATTAGAGAGAGAACACTATCGCACTTGCCTATCGCGTTCCTATTATTCTATATATTATGCAGCCAAAGCTTTACTACTATCCAAGAACCTAGACGCTTCCACTCATAAAGGTACAATTCGTTTATTCAGTCAGTATTTTGTAAAAACAGGACAATTTCCCTCCGAATTGGCAAAAATATTAAGCGATGCCTACGACCTTAGATAA